From Candida dubliniensis CD36 chromosome 7, complete sequence, the proteins below share one genomic window:
- a CDS encoding multidrug/metal (cadmium, mercury, and arsenite) resistance protein, putative (Similar to S. cerevisiae YCF1) — translation MEQVEVISSSSSLSNLFNSWNYINHLPLLSSLSQSSTTFDEFVSNNNSSSRHLDLQGWLSCNTQEDGWGPLSSTYNDLTPCFLQGGLFGVSAILMILIGIYQISYLRNKKITVGNRINWNFYLKLFLILIQIFFQIGLIFVFNNDIGIIKFSLILNSIATIVAFGIHYLEQFKSTIPNGILLFYWLFQVILNLARIGNLYLRDNINNLFGNFVILSTINSFIILIVEISIPIQPLNNYYRFLKESPFDQANVFSRITFDWMGALMKKGYHKYLTEKDLPPLPKSLKANKTTKDFDHYWNSQSTNNKSLTLAIAQAFGGQFLLGGVFKAAQDALAFVQPQLLRLLIKFVNDYSRSVEKGDPLPLTRGLMIAVSMFIVSVVQTASLHQYFQRAFDLGMKIKSSLTSVVYNKSLVLSNESKQESSTGDIVNLMSVDVQRLQDLVQNLQIIWSGPFQIILCLYSLHELIGNAMWAGVAIMIIMIPLNAIIARTQKKLQKTQMKYKDERSRLINEILNNIKSLKLYGWEQPYLKQLNYVRNEKELKNLKKMGIFMASSNFTWNLAPFLVSCSTFAVFLWTQNKTLSSDLVFPALSLFNLLSFPLAVVPMVITNVVEAQVAISRLTKFLTGSELQNDAVIKSPKAKNIGDTAVSIKNGTFLWSKVKGEQNYKVALSNINLTCKKGKLDCIVGKVGSGKSSIIQAILGDLYKLDGEVNLHGKVAYVSQVPWIMNGTVKDNILFGHRYDPQFYDIVLKACALTVDLSILPKGDKTEVGEKGISLSGGQKARLSLARAVYSRADVYLLDDPLSAVDEHVGKHLTDHVLGPNGLLKSKCKILATNNIKVLSIADTLNLVSDGRLVEQGSYDDIMKQESSKIRQLIESFGKKKDDSPTPTPSTQIDNEATNDEIKVKDDINLDDLDSECDLEVESLRRASEASLVVDEERQLGSNASQPEEEEEEEEEEEDEDTKARKEHLEQGKVKWEVYREYAKACGPINVVIFLGFALGSYLVNVASTFWLEHWSEINTKYGYNPDVGKYLGIYFLLGIGYSLASLIQNTYLWIFCTIQGSKKLHNSMAVSVLRAPMTFFETTPIGRVLNRFSNDIYKVDEVIGRVFNMFFSNSIKVFLSLVVISFSTWQFVFFILPLGVLYIYYQQYYLRTSRELRRLDSVSRSPIFANFQESLTGVSTIRAYGKEERFKFLNQSRVDKNMSAYHPAINANRWLAVRLEFLGSIIILGSAGLSILTLKTGHLTAGLVGLSVSYALQITQSLNWIVRMTVEVETNIVSVERVLEYSRLKSEAAEIIPDHRPPQEWPQRGEIKFIDYSTKYRPELDLVLKKINLDIKPKEKIGIVGRTGAGKSSITLALFRIIEAFDGNINIDGIDTSSIGLYDLRHKLSIIPQDSQVFEGTIRSNLDPTDEYTDDQIWKALELSHLKDHVLKMYDQRESDNDNDNDNDQNDEEGDTNSNTNPLLVKISEGGANLSIGQRQLMCLGRVLLKLNYSNILVLDEATAAVDVETDQILQETIRSEFKDKTIITIAHRLNTILDSDRILVLEKGQVAEFDTPSNLLKKKDSLFYALCEQGGFINDDEIKVVEELN, via the coding sequence ATGGAACAAGTGGAAGtgatatcatcatcatcatctttatcaaatttatttaatagtTGGAATTATATTAATCATCTTCCATTATTATCTTCCTTATCACAATCGAGTACAActtttgatgaatttgtaagcaacaacaatagttCATCTCGACATTTGGATTTACAAGGATGGTTGAGTTGTAATACTCAAGAAGATGGTTGGGGTCCTTTATCTTCAACATATAATGATTTGACTCCTTGTTTTTTACAAGGAGGGTTATTTGGTGTATCAGcaattttaatgatattaattggaatttatcaaatttctTATCttagaaataaaaaaataactgTTGGTAATAGAATTAATTggaatttttatttgaaattatttttaattttaattcaaatttttttccaaataggattaatttttgtatttaataatgatattggtataattaaattttctttaattcttAATTCAATTGCTACAATAGTTGCCTTTGGTATTCATTATTTAGAACAATTCAAATCGACTATTCCTAAtggaatattattattttattggttATTTCAAgttattttaaatttggCAAGAATTGGTAATCTTTATTTAAGagataatatcaataatttatttggaaattttgtcattttatcaacaattaattcttttattatattgattGTGGAAATTCTGATTCCAATACAAccattaaataattattatagatttttaaaagaatcTCCATTTGATCAAGCAAATGttttttcaagaattaCATTTGATTGGATGGGGgcattaatgaaaaaaggTTATCATAAATATTTAACTGAAAAAGATTTACCTCCATTACCTAAATCTTTAAAAGCTAATAAAACTACCAAAGATTTTGATCATTATTGGAATTCTCAAtctactaataataaatcattaacttTGGCTATTGCTCAAGCATTTGGTGGTCAATTTTTATTGGGTGGGGTTTTCAAAGCTGCTCAAGATGCATTAGCTTTTGTTCAACCACAATTGTTAcgtttattaattaaatttgttaatgatTATTCTCGTTCAGTAGAAAAAGGTGATCCTTTACCTTTAACTCGTGGTTTAATGATTGCTGTTTCGATGTTTATTGTTTCTGTGGTACAAACTGCATCTTTACATCAATATTTCCAAAGAGCTTTTGATTTAGGAATGAAgattaaatcatcattgaCATCAGTTGtttataataaatctttagtattatcaaatgaatCGAAACAAGAATCTTCCACTGGTGATATTGTTAATTTAATGTCAGTTGATGTTCAAAGATTACAAGATTTGGTACaaaatttacaaatcaTTTGGTCGGGTccatttcaaatcattttatgtttatattcattacatgaattaattggtaATGCCATGTGGGCTGGAGTAGCcataatgataattatgATTCCTTTAAATGCTATCATTGCTAGaactcaaaaaaaattacaaaaaacaCAAATGAAATATAAAGATGAAAGATCaagattaattaatgaaattttaaataatataaaatcattaaaattatatGGTTGGGAACAACCttatttaaaacaattaaattatgttagaaatgaaaaagaattgaaaaatttgaaaaaaatgggGATTTTTATGGCTTCATCTAATTTCACTTGGAATTTAGCTCCATTTTTGGTTAGTTGTTCTACATTTGCCGTATTTTTATGGActcaaaataaaactttATCAAGTGATTTGGTTTTCCCAGCattatctttatttaaTCTTTTATCTTTCCCATTAGCTGTTGTTCCTATGGTTATTACCAATGTTGTTGAAGCTCAAGTTGCTATTAGTAGATTAACTAAATTTTTAACTGGATCagaattacaaaatgaTGCAGTTATTAAATCACCAAAAGCTAAAAATATTGGTGATACTGCTGTTTCTATTAAAAATGGGACATTTTTATGGTCAAAAGTAAAAGGTGAACAAAATTATAAAGTTGCTCTTTctaatatcaatttaacTTGTAAAAAGGGGAAATTAGATTGTATTGTTGGTAAAGTTGGTTCAGGTAAATCATCTATTATTCAAGCCATTTTGGgtgatttatataaattagATGGTGAAGTGAATTTACATGGTAAAGTGGCATATGTTTCTCAAGTACCTTGGATTATGAATGGTACCGTTAAAgacaatattttatttggtCATAGATATGATCCACAATTTTATGATATTGTATTAAAAGCTTGTGCTTTAACAGTTGATTTAAGTATTTTGCCTAAAGGAGATAAAACTGAAGTTGGTGAAAAAGGGATTTCACTTTCTGGTGGTCAAAAGGCAAGATTATCATTAGCAAGAGCAGTTTATTCTCGAGCAGATGTATACTTGTTGGATGATCCATTAAGTGCTGTTGATGAACATGTAGGTAAACATTTGACTGATCATGTTTTAGGACCAAATGGATTACTTAAATCTAAATGTAAGATCTTGGCcaccaataatattaaagtTTTAAGTATTGCTGATACTTTGAATTTGGTTAGTGATGGAAGATTAGTGGAACAAGGAAGTTATGATGATATTATGAAACAAGAATCTAGTAAAATCCgtcaattaattgaatctttTGGTAAGAAAAAAGATGATTCTCCAACTCCTACTCCTTCAActcaaattgataatgaagcCACCAATGATGAAATCAAGGTTAAAGATGATATTAATTTAGATGATTTGGATTCAGAATGTGATTTAGAAGTTGAAAGTTTAAGAAGAGCTTCAGAAGCTTCTttagttgttgatgaagaacGTCAACTTGGATCAAATGCATCACAacctgaagaagaagaagaagaagaagaagaagaagaagatgaagacaCTAAAGCTAGAAAAGAACATCTTGAACAAGGTAAAGTCAAATGGGAAGTTTATCGTGAATATGCTAAAGCATGTGGTCCTATCAATGTGGTTATTTTCTTAGGGTTTGCCCTTGGGTCTTATTTGGTTAATGTTGCCTCGACATTTTGGTTAGAACATTGGTCAGAAATCAATACCAAATATGGTTATAATCCTGATGTTGGTAAATATCTTGGGATTTACTTTTTATTAGGTATTGGATATTCATTAGCTTCTTTGATTCAAAATACTTATCTTTGGATATTTTGTACTATTCAAGGTTCGAAAAAATTACATAATAGTATGGCTGTTAGTGTTCTTAGAGCCCCCATGACTTTTTTCGAAACTACTCCAATTGGTAGAGTTTTGAATAGATTTTCtaatgatatttataaaGTTGATGAAGTCATTGGTAGAGTTTTCAACATGTTTTTCAGTAATTCTATTAAAGTTTTCCTTAGTTTGGTGgttatttcattttctacTTGGcaatttgtattttttattttgccATTAGGGGTCTTGTacatttattatcaacaatattatttaagAACATCTCGAGAATTGAGAAGATTAGATTCAGTTTCTAGATCACCAATTTTTGCTAATTTCCAAGAATCTTTAACTGGGGTTTCCACCATTAGAGCCTATggtaaagaagaaagatttaaatttttaaatcaatcaagAGTCGACAAAAATATGAGTGCTTATCATCCTGCTATTAATGCCAATAGATGGTTAGCAGTTAGATTAGAATTTTTAGGTTCGATCATTATATTAGGATCTGCTGGATTATCTATTTTAACATTGAAAACTGGTCATTTGACTGCCGGGTTAGTTGGTTTATCGGTATCATATGCTTTACAAATCACTCAATCATTGAATTGGATTGTTAGAATGACAGTAGAAGTTGAAACCAATATTGTTTCTGTGGAAAGAGTTTTAGAATATTCTCGTTTGAAATCTGAAGCTGCCGAGATTATTCCTGATCATAGACCACCACAAGAATGGCCACAACGAggagaaatcaaatttattgattattcaACCAAATATCGACCTGAATTAGATTtagtattgaaaaaaattaatttagatattaaaccaaaagaaaaaattggtaTTGTTGGTAGAACTGGTGCTGGTAAATCTTCCATAACATTAGCTTTGTTCAGAATAATTGAAGCTTTTGATggtaatatcaatattgatGGTATAGATACATCATCAATTGGATTATATGATTTAAGACATAAATTATCGATCATCCCTCAAGATTCTCAAGTATTTGAAGGTACAATAAGATCGAATTTGGATCCAACTGATGAATATACTGATGATCAAATTTGGAAAGCTTTGGAATTATCACATTTGAAAGATCatgttttgaaaatgtATGATCAAAGAGAAAGTGATAATGACAATGACAATGACAATGACCAAAATGACGAAGAAGGAGatacaaattcaaatacaaATCCATTATTGGTTAAGATAAGTGAAGGTGGAGCTAATTTATCTATTGGTCAAAGACAATTGATGTGTCTTGGTAGagttttattgaaattaaattattccAATATTTTAGTATTAGATGAAGCTACTGCTgctgttgatgttgaaactgatcaaattttacaagaaaCAATTCGAAGTGAATTTAAAGATAaaactattattactattgcTCATAGATTGAATACAATTTTGGATTCAGATAGAATATTAGTTTTAGAAAAAGGTCAAGTTGCTGAATTTGATACTCCTTCAAATTTACTTAAGAAGAAGgattcattattttatGCTCTTTGTGAACAAGGTGGATTtataaatgatgatgaaattaaagTGGTAGAAGAGTTGAACTAA
- a CDS encoding GPI-anchored aspartic protease, putative (Similar to S. cerevisiae YPS7), whose amino-acid sequence MNRPLPLLYFLPLLLLLLLLFSIQVETAIVTNEEQTTAIVVAPEAGITTSITAKPDDTKKSPGKSPTDSNDIVKITLQRPTTPPQSQDTQLKGTSINSKIDSTTTNIPNSAISENNIDKSLFKLLFTIPPNDTFYNGDFKFGNNKDIQLRLDLIQPEIWVMNKNNFPNCDDLLENSNTNIDTDTDTDTGTTTTTINYNSPLTCASYGVYTSSESKFMESPTSGINVKNYESYMIPYLNSLEASGEFVTDNLSFNLTCGDEFEFKNMTFLNSNNTNALVGGLGLAGTPKGSGFLYSLVDQGIIESPGYSLWFSNNNNNSDNNSDTAIAQLLPGIINKKYYIGDFYQFDIIPHNGFRYNINHQQQNQDLFDLILPIIQINDILMVNLNSQQKLSMKSNNDQIPVILDSRASNFYLPLDVIINLAIQTRAYYSSELTRWLVRCYPLLDVKAAIEINIGGLSISIPISKFIGRAVYNGSSLNFENGGEACILKVVPSSVTGYNMLGLSFLKQIYLAVDNEGKKIALANSNKYLKITKQDIFNDEKISNQQVYNNTFTGELENITNSNNNNNNSSSSSQSIDYIKSGKIPFATVYSESTEGTFLYSSLSQTSGATVILDIPARFSGATIKSGLIYLNGDSSTSITTSAANGTSTSKGQANFLLNGHGKIKYMEVGSMKFPTTSTSTITSLVISIFLIMVTLL is encoded by the coding sequence ATGAATAGACCTTTACCACTACTATATTTCttaccactactactactactactattattattttctattCAAGTAGAAACAGCAATTGTTACCAATGAAGAACAAACTACAGCCATAGTGGTTGCTCCGGAAGCTGGAAtaacaacatcaataaCAGCAAAACCTGATGATACGAAAAAATCACCTGGTAAATCACCTACTGATTCTAATGATATAGTAAAAATCACTCTTCAAAGACCAACAACTCCACCACAATCACAAGATACTCAATTAAAGGGAACATCAATTAATAGTAAAATTGATCTGACCACTACTAATATACCTAATTCTGCTATAagtgaaaataatattgataaatcattatttaaattattatttactaTTCCACCTAATGATACATTTTATAATGGAGATTTTAaatttggtaataataaagatattCAATTAAGATTAGATTTAATTCAACCAGAAATTTGGGtaatgaataaaaataatttcccCAATTGTGATGATCTTTTAGAAAATTCCAACACCAATATAGATACGGATACGGATACGGATACGGGtacgacgacgacgaccataaattataattcaCCATTAACTTGTGCATCTTATGGAGTATATACATCATCAGAATCAAAATTTATGGAATCACCAACTTCAGGAATAAATGTTAAAAATTATGAATCATATATGATACCATATTTAAATCTGCTTGAAGCTAGTGGAGAATTTGTTACggataatttatcatttaatttaacttgtggtgatgaatttgaatttaaaaatatgaCATTTcttaatagtaataatactaatgcATTAGTTGGAGGATTAGGATTAGCTGGAACTCCAAAAGGTTCAGGatttttatattcattaGTTGATCAAGGTATAATAGAATCACCAGGTTATTCATTATGGtttagtaataataataataattctgataataattctgaTACTGCTATAGCTCAATTATTACCAggaataattaataaaaaatattatattggagatttttatcaatttgatataATTCCTCATAATGGATTTAgatataatattaatcatcaacaacaaaatcaagatttatttgatttaatattaccaataattcaaataaatgatattttaatggtgaatttaaattctcaacaaaaattatcaatgaaAAGTAATAATGATCAAATTCCAGTTATACTTGATTCAAGAGCATCGAATTTTTATTTACCTTTAGATgttataatcaatttagcTATACAAACTAGAGCTTATTATTCAAGTGAATTAACTAGATGGTTAGTTAGATGTTATCCTTTACTTGATGTTAAAGCTGccattgaaattaatattggtggattatcaatatcaattccTATATCTAAATTTATTGGTAGAGCAGTATATAATGGTAGTTCattaaattttgaaaatggtGGTGAAGCTTGTATTTTAAAAGTTGTTCCTAGTTCAGTAACTGGTTATAATATGTTGGGATTATCATTTcttaaacaaatttatttggCAGTTGATAATGAAGGTAAAAAAATTGCTTTAGCTAATCtgaataaatatttaaaaattactaaacaagatatttttaatgatgaaaaaatttcaaatcaacaagtttataataatactttTACTGGAGAATTAGAAAATATCACcaattctaataataataataataatagtagtagtagtagtcaatcaattgattatattaaatCAGGGAAAATCCCCTTTGCTACAGTTTATAGTGAATCAACTGAAGGTACATTTTTGTATTCTTCACTTAGTCAAACTAGTGGAGCTACAGTTATTTTGGATATTCCTGCTAGATTTAGTGGTGCCACTATAAAGAGTggattgatttatttaaatgGAGATTCACTGACTTCTATTACGACAAGTGCAGCTAATGGAACATCTACAAGTAAAGGACAAGcaaattttttgttgaatgGTCATggtaaaataaaatatatggAAGTTGGATCAATGAAATTtccaacaacatcaacatcaacaataacatCACTTGttatatcaatatttcTTATTATGGTAACACTATTATAA
- a CDS encoding vesicular transport Sm-like protein, putative (Similar to S. cerevisiae SEC1;~In S. cerevisiae: involved in docking and fusion of exocytic vesicles through binding to assembled SNARE complexes at the membrane) produces MSKNKDPCSLLNIQHDYILNKIKSIQQPGQLYNLIIDDKMESVLYNVLTKEELLRIVASIEKIDGKRRQGTFMTAIYLIDVNIYNLKCIIGDIQTKKYKNGIALFPIYQDSRTQDFWLKKFWNQSNVLNYFNKHIEFLNANYFALETKVFLVDNKTSNSMPIYYNPNCIEFVMPQVQLVANALLNLVVSMEEYPLIRFYNPQDGDYDAKRLPELIADAFQAQLDDYCRLNENYPPPSVATKPRAILLITDRTMDLYSPLLHEFSYQAMAMDIVESLERTGKYKYKSENEKGEITEVESKLENENDEDWVNLRHLHIIESSELIFNKISELVKNNPLMIDRSKATTSSDLMYIVAHLKGFDEERKQLTLHKTLIDECLDINASRKLAEFAADFEQTCCAEGVSFEGERNKHLHDDLIILLARDDLHINDKMRLVLIYAFYRGGLIRADFEKLIRFIGVNDKYITGLVEKCFNNVEKLGFQIFKKNVKDKPFHKEMYHVINNEGTYNTSRFTPGIKRIMQNAGKYSLDREWFPYFRDQPLDEDIPTNNARISSSGGGGGSGSGKDLHTSGSLRNPRIKAAWASSSSSSRTTNTLGLQQVKNRQRIFCFVAGGMTYSEIRSIYELSSTMNKDFYIGSESILKPRDFLIGLQSIDKNKNPENLDLNIYKELNKPTDPPLHVFEDGIPKPKITNQSPQNQFQQQVQQQQLMYQSNNGGNQQSQQAPSHYQKRQTSGNLDNINSPTSTTDSKEKKKSRLKKFFK; encoded by the coding sequence ATGtccaaaaacaaagatccttgttcattattaaatattcaacatgattatattttgaataaaattaaactGATCCAACAACCAGGACAATTATATAATctaattattgatgataaaatgGAATCAGTACTATATAATGTATTGaccaaagaagaattacTTCGTATTGTTgcatcaattgaaaaaatcgaTGGTAAAAGAAGACAAGGTACATTTATGACAgcaatatatttaattgatgttaatatttataatttaaaatgtattattggtgatattcaaacaaaaaaatataaaaatggTATTGCTTTATTCccaatttatcaagattCAAGAACTCAAGATTTTTGGcttaaaaaattttggaatcaatcaaatgtattaaattattttaataaacatattgaatttttaaatgcCAATTATTTTGCTTTAGAAACTAAAGTATTTTTAGTCGATAATAAAACTTCTAATTCAATgccaatttattataatccCAATTGTATTGAATTTGTCATGCCTCAAGTTCAATTAGTGGCCAATgcattattaaatttggtGGTATCAATGGAAGAATATCCTTTAATTCGATTTTATAATCCTCAAGATGGTGATTATGATGCCAAAAGATTACCTGAATTGATTGCTGATGCTTTCCAAGCTCAATTGGATGATTATTGTCgtttaaatgaaaattatcCTCCACCATCAGTGGCAACTAAACCAAGAGcaattttattgattacTGATAGAACTATGGATTTATATTCCCCCTTATTACATGAATTTTCTTATCAAGCTATGGCAATGGATATTGTTGAAAGTTTAGAAAGAACTggtaaatataaatataaatcagaaaatgaaaaaggtGAAATAACTGAAGTTGAAAgtaaattggaaaatgaaaatgatgaagattgGGTAAATTTACGACATTTACATATTATTGAAAGTTCAGaattaattttcaataaaattagTGAATTAGTTAAGAATAATCCTTTAATGATTGATCGATCAAAGGCAACTACTTCTTCTGATCTTATGTATATTGTTGCTCATTTAAAAGGATTTGATGAGGAACGTAAACAATTGACATTACACAAAACATTGATTGATGAATGTCTTGATATTAATGCTTCAAGAAAATTGGCAGAATTTGCCGCTGATTTTGAACAAACTTGTTGTGCTGAAGGAGTTAGTTTTGAAGGTGAAAGAAATAAACATTTACATgatgatttgataattttattgGCCAGAGATGATTTGcatattaatgataaaatgaGACTTGTCTTAATATATGCCTTTTATCGAGGAGGGTTAATTAGGgctgattttgaaaaattgattcgATTTATTGGGgttaatgataaatatattacTGGATTAGTAGAAAAATGTTTTaataatgttgaaaaattaggatttcaaatatttaaaaagaaTGTTAAAGATAAACCATTCCATAAAGAAATGTATCAtgttattaataatgaaggTACTTATAACACTTCACGATTTACACCTGGTATCAAAAGAATTATGCAAAATGCCGGTAAATATTCTTTAGATAGAGAATGGTTCCCATATTTTCGAGATCAACCATTAGATGAAGACATACCAACAAATAATGCTCGTATTTCTAGttctggtggtggtggtggtagtggtagtggcAAAGATTTACATACGAGTGGTTCATTACGGAACCCAAGAATAAAAGCAGCTTGGGCATcctcatcttcttcatcaagaACCACAAATACTTTGGGTTTACAACAAGTTAAAAATAGACAACgtatattttgttttgttgctGGTGGAATGACATATAGTGAAATCAGATCGATTTATGAATTATCATCTACTATGAACAAAGATTTTTATATTGGTTctgaatcaattttaaaaccTCGTGATTTTTTGATAGGATTACAAagtattgataaaaataaaaatccAGAAAATTtagatttgaatatttataaagaattaaataaacCAACTGATCCTCCCTTGCATGTTTTCGAAGATGGAATACCCAAACCGAAAATCACTAACCAATCTccacaaaatcaatttcaacaacaagtacaacaacaacaacttatGTATCAGAGTAATAATGGGGGAAACCAACAATCACAACAAGCTCCTTctcattatcaaaaaagaCAAACTTCAGGAAATCttgataatataaattCACCTACATCTACTACTGATtcaaaagagaaaaagaagagtagattgaaaaagtttttcaaataa
- a CDS encoding [nucleotide sugar/triose phosphate] transporter, putative (Similar to S. cerevisiae YMD8): MQPTTSEESSGVSTRESFEFEIEDDSLTNNSTPSRVSIYGSKTIESIIYILGWYFFSLSISIYNKWMFGSGLDFKFPIIITSFHQLCLCILSCVVLYLKPNLRPLHITNVSTPISTNGISGQTFNKFLQSLLMDFPIYIKQIFPCSIASAGDIGLSNVSISLITLSLYTMLKTSSLMFVLLFGLLFKLEKFNWRLIFIVGIMTISVIMMTDKPPPPSPPPQQQQLAITTEEEKHTNNNNQDFSSIGIFMVLLASMLSGLRWSFTQILLKKNPYTPNSISTIFYISPGMCIILFLLGLIFEGWTNFINSEIWITKGLFTTIILLIIPGILAFMMTLCEFKLLTVAQIITLSVAGIFKELLTIILSSIIFGDKLSFINILGLILTFMDILWYNYYRYYENEDNNKATIREDLER, translated from the coding sequence ATGCAACCAACCACATCTGAGGAATCTTCAGGAGTATCCACTAGGGAAtcttttgaatttgaaattgaagatgattcTCTTACTAATAATTCAACCCCTTCACGTGTATCAATATATGGTTCCAAAACAATAGAAtctattatttatatattaggatggtattttttttcattatcaatctccatatataataaatggATGTTTGGATCAGGTTTAGATTTTAAATTCCCAATTATTATAACATCATTCCATCAATTATGTTTATGTATATTAAGTTGTGTGgtattatatttaaaacCTAATTTACGTCCTCTTCATATTACTAATGTTTCAACTCCAATTTCTACTAATGGAATTTCTGGTCAaacatttaataaatttttacaAAGTTTATTAATGGATTTCCCAATTtatattaaacaaattttccCTTGTTCAATTGCTAGTGCTGGTGATATTGGATTAAGTAAtgtatcaatttcattaatcactttatcattatataCTATGTTGAAaacttcatcattaatgtttgttttattatttggaCTCTTGtttaaattggaaaaattcaattggagattgatttttattgttggtaTAATGACAATTTCAGTTATAATGATGACTGATAAACccccaccaccatcaccaccaccacaacaacaacaactagcCATAAcaacagaagaagaaaaacatactaataataataatcaagaTTTTTCCTCTATTGGGATTTTCATGGTATTATTGGCTTCTATGTTGAGTGGATTACGTTGGTCATTTACtcaaattttattaaagaaaaatcctTATACTCCAAATTCTATTAGtacaattttttatatatcaCCAGGAATGTGtataattttatttcttttagGATTAATATTTGAAGGATGGacaaattttattaattcagAAATTTGGATAACTAAAGGATTATTTACtacaataatattattgattatacCAGGAATTTTAGCATTTATGATGACTTTATgtgaatttaaattattaacaGTTGCTCAAATAATTACTTTATCAGTGGCAGgaatttttaaagaattattaacaataattttaagttcaattatatttggtgataaattaagttttattaatattttagGTTTAATATTAACATTTATGGATATATTATGGTATAATTATTATCGATattatgaaaatgaagataataataaagctACAATAAGAGAAGATTTGGAAAGGTAA